The Carassius auratus strain Wakin chromosome 27, ASM336829v1, whole genome shotgun sequence genome includes a region encoding these proteins:
- the LOC113045004 gene encoding telomerase protein component 1-like isoform X4, giving the protein MKASASLQTDLKANTDTGLQRNYSSPRLENRFLPQVPSVLSQHQDTSPSWAKQTFISSQWPALQPTSLSSTMATSSLLSSTTMSSLSSSSSLLSTKNTLLMEPSLHLPFSPSLTSSCSHNPLLSCSKMSTRSAAPPHCSLPSPSMDNKVGSDEKRKVDDMLGSTEEPRQDVSHESLEMNGQKLSSEIPVLNMDLDGEGEQTVAPREEFGVLEASEDEHLVELRDRKNNLLNVVCCSLVNKSCTPGQKYWDKKRSVWAIIKVLASEITTEDPEFLLKVAVYTRQELNIRITANFLLALAANLPGSKPHFRRYFCAAVQLPSDWLEVTRIYSMCFSKSLPSCLKKALVDKFKQFTEYQLAKYNTRKHRCKHNKKRQKGVKISAAQWKMWGDLVRVDDSILKKYLESQNRTSKDKKQSEFSLKKMINRLHIKEPAEHVMAILGKTYPSDLKAFSRSGLSGVWERERAGKLMKLKQPDTWECKLSQEGNKAATWEKLIDGKSLPFMAMLRNLRNMISVGISEKHHTKILNRLTSKNAVIQSRQFPFRFLSAYKVILELSKFAGGPAAEVPSSREILQGVLKKFPKSKRFRQYKWETTARKRLRITMRVPFVYRIFNIKRNLLKKANQRLYTQELLNKYCSALEKAVQISCKYNIPPLPGRTLVICKADISEVRNWSGADDVCLPPESTKDIDENKLSASVQEAAMLLCMMINYCSEDSRVMLHRHEGFQEVKVKSDIIFDNVRQAMKQVEDLKDDNIQSEFISPPTLFTKLTEEKTKLDRIVVFENDDSDSYLMADINNYRQDINCDAVVIDVLLGNMSPNENFKYKLSSNILELWGFSEQILKFVSERGSSRMLQHVEHMDRVYNIPPPQGRKTEPDRAADVISLPATPKFRWKGVRVFISSTFRDMHAERDVLVRGVFPELRRRAALHYLYLQEVELRWGVTEEESNRAVELCLSEVCRSQLLLGILGERYGLEPPRPTLPELPQYSWLNSAPDGLSITEMEIRQFQALFPDSAQSRMFFYFRSPHLVSSVPVAWRTDFVAESKEAEAKINSLKTWIRNNDFKVTENYPCEWGGVVDGKPYLKGLEDFGKAVLEDIWEVVQQLFVEETDEDLTSEIKDQEVYQDAQQRQFHGRAKLISMATAKVQECQQKGGILMVEGNPGEGKTVFMAALAKALKISVKNRKAPLCDVISYSTDVSQSACSIVQLLRCLVQWLRKRKDDVELPPNTSYKDLLSEFHLNLNEINKKKPLTLLVDGADRIHDGRGQRVSEWIPQHIPNGVCLVLSVTSESSLQNIISKRRGIVSFPLGQLSLPDKKQIVQKQLIGFGKKLSDSAFNNQLQTLLMKKGSVSPLYLHLACEELKNYASFDKMKESLQSLPQSVGELVQHNLLRLQNQYGRAGLGWALATLAISYTGLRERSLYTILNMCNDLNSRGGLVTWQEILHIARHPESRVPMAIFSQLARTLHSLIGPSHGQGSDDLLILIHPEVKSAFEHLYLSTEESRTRCHLIIAAHLWVQSNPQGKDTFLHSDADILSQLSAHLMGSKQWDTLCFLLSSYYFLYANVRHGLIHQILETYSLFAPKYETHQLQSKTSADNMKDFEDCLSFLKRHSLLFSQWPALFVQTALNEPCDSSAHLWAESMTRYGGVHAIKWLNCTDAVQKEASELVSTFCSEPSCVVVSPDGKLVAVGTGEGTIHFLHTETGQEVKSLMSSGEGISGCIFLGEGLLATTSFDGQVEVWDVASGCRTAHMNAHSNKITGCDVSPDKKLFATVSLDLNLKVWSVQKSTEVASLVNPSPLNCVNFDLQGQLVAVGCWDGAVRLWNWLEQKNVTTLLGHQSSVRSMCFSPCSSMLCSGCLSGEVRLWSVTGAACVGSYHAHRGSTQSLNFLQGGKLLLSAGHDSVVHVWSGGLGQTVAVLAEEKTPTLQQQKHARARHRNEDEANALCVAVAGGYAAVGFHVGGIKMFKFKSEEKVWSSVDLPVSILCLMWMEAKETELLLSGGMDHCLRVWERQGENPENLVFVGSFGMQKGPILALAQNSTCVASASDDFTIALWLKDNLTSKPWIDPAVMCILRGHNGGVTCLVFSPDGKDLLSGGKDQALMMWKLNTSPPVLSKSISNCHGDWITGCAWTSSAVLSCSSDCKLRMWDIQTGRLLREILSSSSLSTLCCWEDYVMAGSTDGLLIVWKWESGVEITRIQAHKSRLHHCTVASQPDLENNLKPKDLLVASASEDGMVKLWHPLQVQHHSTLHGHSAEIQSLVCKKTGLPEFLTVSVDRSLRSWNITTAMETPLCRKDSVRVVYFLGTDDDLMVCGYDTGRLEIWHQNSIVYWKKVNDCSLCAVTGMPDDELAVSCSDCSVCIWKLERDSKKCIVGLDKVSSYRVESPVCFLSYCGSLFGVSMDGKITDVVTTKDKTGEVFIWTNVRPLGVMTNDSKSFWKLGQKRGVLYVGLILSVNPSGSDITICENAVGQCLDYLEEEEERNLKMEEWQQQEEEQQKQEEEQQKQEEEEEQKKQEEEEEQQKQEEEEEQQKKEEEQQQKEEEEPKKLAEELRRERQIAIQRASQISTWITAAAVQNDFFVCGDCKGNMWFNQPPHLSTWTQRRPAHTDTVSVLRLTESLIVSASHDSTVKLWDRQTKKQVGMFVCGGPVKVLEVNPCDPKEFVCGDTQGQLYFLSWKG; this is encoded by the exons ATGAAGGCTTCGGCTTCccttcagactgatctgaaggCGAACACAGATACCGGCCTACAGCGAAACTATAGCAGTCCAAGGCTGGAAAATCGCTTTCTGCCCCAAGTGCCCTCAGTATTGTCTCAGCATCAGGACACATCTCCATCCTGGGCCAAGCAGACCTTCATATCCTCACAATGGCCAGCACTCCAGCCTACCAGCCTGTCCTCCACCATGGCCACCTCCTCTCTTCTGTCATCCACAACGATGAGCTCActatcctcttcctcctctctgcTGAGCACTAAGAATACCCTCCTAATGGAGCCTTCACTTCATCTTCCATTCTCACCCTCTCTAACCTCCTCCTGTTCCCATAATCCTTTACTCTCTTGCTCCAAAATGTCAACTCGCAGTGCCGCCCCACCTCACTGCTCCTTACCATCACCTTCAATGGACAATAAAGTGGGCTCAGATGAAAAGAGAAAAGTGGATGACATGCTGGGATCTACTGAGGAGCCTAGACAG GATGTGAGTCATGAAAGCTTGGAAATGAATGGCCAGAAGCTGTCTTCTGAGATACCTGTTCTGAATATGGATTTAGATGGAGAGGGGGAGCAAACTGTAGCTCCTCGTGAGGAGTTTGGGGTGCTTGAAGCAAGCGAGGATGAGCATCTTGTGGAATTGAGGGACAGAAAG AATAACCTGCTGAATGTGGTGTGCTGCTCCCTTGTCAATAAGAGCTGTACCCCGGgtcagaaatactgggataagaAGAGGAGTGTGTGGGCCATTATTAAGGTTCTGGCCTCAGAGATTACCACAGAAGATCCTGAGTTTCTCTTAaag GTTGCTGTCTATACTAGGCAGGAACTGAACATTCGTATCACAGCCAACTTCCTGCTGGCACTAGCGGCCAATCTGCCTGGTTCTAAACCACACTTTAGAAGATACTTTTGTGCTGCTGTACAGCTGCCATCTGACTGGCTGGAGGTGACAAGAATCTATAGCATG TGTTTCAGTAAATCTTTACCCTCCTGCCTGAAAAAAGCTCTAGTGGATAAATTTAAGCAGTTCACTGAATATCAGCTGGCCAAATACAATACACGGAAGCATCGCTGCAAACACAACAAGAAACGACAGAAAGGAGtg AAAATCTCTGCTGCACAGTGGAAAATGTGGGGTGACCTTGTCAGAGTCGATGACTCCATTCTCAAAAAATAT TTGGAAAGCCAGAATCGTACTTCAAAGGATAAAAAACAGAGTGAATTCAGCCTCAAGAAAATGATAAATCGCCTTCACATCAAAGAACCTGCAGAACATGTCATGGCCATTCTGGGAAAGAC ATACCCGAGTGATCTGAAGGCCTTCTCTCGTAGTGGTCTTAGTGGGGTTTGGGAGCGAGAGAGAGCTGGAAAGCTAATGAAACTTAAGCAGCCTGACACATGGGAATGCAAACTTAGTCAGGAGGGAAACAAAGCTGCCACCTGGGAGAAACTCATCG ATGGAAAGTCTCTTCCTTTTATGGCAATGCTGAGGAACCTGAGGAACATGATCTCTGTGGGCATCAGTGAGAAACATCATACTAAGATCCTCAACAGACTGACCTCGAAG AATGCTGTAATCCAGAGCAGGCAGTTTCCTTTCCGTTTCCTGTCTGCATATAAAGTCATTCTGGAGCTCAGTAAATTTG CTGGTGGGCCTGCAGCCGAGGTGCCAAGCTCCAGGGAGATCCTGCAAGGGGTTCTTAAGAAGTTCCCGAAGAGCAAACGATTCCGACAATACAAATGGGAAACTACAGCACGGAAGAGACTGAGGATTACAATGAGAGTTCCCTTTGTCTACCGCATATTCAATATCAAACGCAATCTCCTGAAAAAAGCGAA TCAGAGGCTGTACACTCAGGAGCTTCTGAACAAGTACTGCAGTGCTTTGGAGAAAGCTGTGCAGATCTCCTGCAAGTACAACATCCCGCCTCTCCCCGGACGCACTCTTGTGATCTGTAAGGCTGATATTTCTGAGGTCCGAAACTGGAGTGGAGCTGATGATGTCTGCTTGCCCCCTGAAAGCACCAAAGACATTGACGAAAACAAACTCTCAGCATCG GTACAGGAAGCTGCAATGCTTTTATGCATGATGATTAACTACTGTAGCGAAGATTCCCGAGTCATGCTACATAGACATGAAGGTTTCCAGGAGGTCAAGGTGAAGTCTGATATCATTTTTGATAATGTGAGACAAGCAATGAAGCAAGTGGAG GATTTGAAGGATGACAATATAcaatctgaatttatatctccTCCAACCCTGTTCACTAAGCTaactgaagagaagacaaag CTGGATCGTATAGTTGTGTTTGAAAATGACGACAGCGACAGTTACTTAATGGCAGATATCAATAACTATCGGCAAGATATCAACTGTGATGCTGTTGTGATAGATGTGCTGCTCGGAAACAT gtctccaaatgaaaattttaaatacaaactGAGTTCCAACATTCTAGAGCTATGGGGGTTTAGCGAGCAGATCCTGAA GTTTGTCTCAGAGAGAGGCTCCTCAAGGATGCTGCAGCATGTGGAGCACATGGACAGAGTCTATAACATCCCGCCACCACAGGGGCGCAAAACTGAACCTGATAGAGCTGCTGACGTCATCTCACTCCCAGCAACACCAAAGTTCAG ATGGAAGGGTGTGCGAGTGTTCATCTCTTCTACGTTCAGGGACATGCATGCGGAGAGGGATGTTCTTGTGCGAGGCGTGTTTCCTGAGCTCAGGAGACGAGCTGCTCTGCACTACCTCTACCTGCAAGAAGTGGAGCTGCGCTGGGGCGTCACAGAGGAGGAGTCTAACCGTGCTGTGGAGCTCTGTCTGTCGGAGGTCTGCCGCAGCCAGCTGCTGCTCGGGATTCTGGGAGAGCGATACGGCCTTGAGCCGCCCCGCCCCACCCTACCTGAACTTCCTCAATACAGCTGG CTGAACTCTGCACCTGATGGGTTGTCCATCACTGAAATGGAGATTCGACAGTTTCAAGCTCTGTTTCCAGACTCTGCCCAGAGCCGCATGTTCTTCTACTTCAGGTCACCTCATCTCGTCAG TTCGGTGCCAGTGGCCTGGAGGACAGACTTTGTGGCAGAATCCAAAGAAGCTGAAGCTAAAATTAACAGTCTGAAAACATGGATCCGGAACAATGACTTCAAAGTGACAGAAAA TTATCCCTGTGAATGGGGTGGTGTGGTGGATGGAAAGCCCTATTTGAAAGGCCTGGAGGACTTTGGCAAGGCGGTGCTAGAGGATATCTGGGAAGTCGTACAGCAGCTCTTTGTGGAG GAGACGGATGAAGATTTGACCTCAGAGATTAAGGACCAGGAAGTGTATCAGGATGCCCAACAGCGGCAGTTTCATGGCAGGGCAAAGCTTATTTCTATGGCAACAGCAAAAGTTCAAGAATGTCAGCAAAAGGGGGGAATTCTGATGGTTGAGGGAAATCCTGGAGAGGGCAAAACTGTGTTCATG GCTGCCCTGGCCAAAGCACTTAAAATCTCTGTCAAAAACAGAAAAGCCCCTCTGTGTGATGTCATATCCTACTCCACAGATGTTAGCCAGTCAGCTTGCAGTATTGTGCAGCTTCTTCGCTGTCTTGTTCAGTGGCTGAGGAAAAGGAAAGACGATGTGGAGTTGCCTCCAAACACATCTTATAA AGACTTGTTGTCTGAGTTCCACTTGAACTTGAATGAGATTAACAAAAAGAAGCCACTGACATTGCTTGTTGATGGGGCGGACCGTATCCATGATGGTCGAGGTCAAAGGGTGTCAGAGTGGATCCCACAGCACATCCCTAAT GGTGTCTGTTTGGTCCTGAGTGTTACTTCAGAATCATCCCTACAAAACATTATTAGCAAAAGGAGAGGTATCGTGTCATTTCCACTGGGGCAGTTATCTTTACCTGACAAGAAGCAGATTGTGCAGAAGCAGCTTATTGGGTTTGGAAAGAAACTGAGTGATTCTGCTTTCAATAACCAG CTTCAGACACTGCTGATGAAGAAAGGCTCTGTGAGTCCACTCTACCTCCATTTGGCTTGTGAGGAGCTTAAAAATTATGCCTCCTTTGACAAG atGAAGGAGAGCCTCCAGTCTCTTCCTCAGTCTGTTGGTGAGCTGGTGCAGCACAATCTGCTGAGGCTGCAGAATCAATATGGCAGAGCAGGACTGGGATGGGCATTAGCTACACTTGCCATCAGCTACACCG GACTGCGGGAGCGTTCTCTTTACACTATACTGAACATGTGCAATGATTTAAACTCCAGAGGTGGGCTGGTGACATGGCAGGAAATTCTCCATATAGCGAGGCATCCTGAGAGCCGTGTTCCCATGGCAATATTCTCTCAGCTAGCACGAACTTTGCACAG CCTAATTGGACCGTCCCATGGTCAGGGCTCAGATGACCTCCTGATTTTGATACATCCAGAGGTGAAGTCAGCCTTTGAACATCTGTATCTGTCTACTGAGGAGAGCAGAACCAGATGTCATCTGATAATTGCAG CTCACCTTTGGGTGCAGTCGAATCCTCAGGGGAAGGACACATTTCTTCACTCTGACGCTGATATTCTGTCTCAACTCTCTGCGCACCTG ATGGGCAGTAAGCAGTGGGATACCTTGTGTTTTCTGCTGTCCAGTTACTACTTCCTCTATGCTAATGTGCGGCATGGACTTATTCACCAAATTCTGGAGACCTACAGTTTGTTTG CCCCAAAATATGAGACCCATCAGCTGCAATCCAAAACATCAGctg ATAACATGAAGGATTTTGAAGACTGTCTGAGTTTTCTAAAGCGTCACAGCCTTCTCTTCTCCCAGTGGCCTGCTCTCTTTGTACAAACGGCTCTAAATGAACCATGTGACAGCTCTGCCCATTTGTGGGCAGAAAGCATGACAAGATATGGAGGAGTGCATGCTATAAAATGGCTAAACTGCACAGATGCAGTTCAAAAAGAAGCCAG TGAGCTGGTTTCCACCTTCTGTTCTGAGCCGAGTTGTGTGGTGGTGAGTCCTGATGGAAAACTTGTAGCAGTGGGGACCGGGGAGGGAACAATTCACTTCCTGCATACAGAGACTGGACAG GAAGTGAAGTCATTGATGAGCAGTGGTGAAGGCATCTCCGGTTGCATCTTTCTTGGGGAGGGTCTTTTAGCAACAACTTCATTTGATGGGCAGGTGGAAGTGTGGGATGTTGCCAGCGGTTGCAG AACTGCCCACATGAATGCTCACTCCAACAAGATCACAGGATGTGATGTCAGTCCAGACAAAAAACTCTTTGCTACTGTCTCACTAGACTTAAACTTGAAg GTGTGGTCAGTGCAGAAGAGCACAGAGGTGGCTTCTCTCGTGAATCCCTCCCCCCTGAACTGTGTGAACTTTGACCTTCAGGGTCAGCTAGTGGCAGTGGGCTGCTGGGATGGAGCCGTTCGTTTGTGGAACTGGCTGGAACAGAAAAATGTTACA ACTCTGTTAGGTCATCAGAGTTCAGTGCGGAGTATGTGTTTCTCTCCCTGCTCCTCCATGTTGTGCTCAGGCTGTCTGTCAGGAGAAGTGCGGCTCTGGTCAGTGACAGGAGCTGCTTGTGTGGGCAGTTATCATGCTCACCGTGGCTCCACGCAGTCACTAAACTTCCTGCAGGGAGGAAAGCTCTTGCTGAGTGCTGGACATGACAGTGTG GTTCATGTATGGTCTGGTGGTCTTGGGCAAACTGTCGCTGTACTGGCAGAAGAAAAG ACACCAAcattgcaacaacaaaaacatgccAGAGCCAGGCATAGAAATGAAGATGAAGCTAATGCTCTGTGTGTGGCTGTAGCCGGTGGATACGCTGCTGTAGGTTTCCATGTTGGTGgtatcaaaatgtttaaatttaaatcgg AAGAGAAGGTTTGGTCCAGTGTAGATCTCCCGGTGTCCATACTCTGCCTCATGTGGATGGAGGCCAAAGAAACAGAGCTGCTGCTGTCGGGGGGTATGGATCACTGTCTCAGGGTCTGGGAAAGGCAAGGAGAAAATCCAGAAAATCTTGTGTTTGTAGGATCTTTTGGAATGCAGAAGGGACCTATTCTCGCCCTGGCTCAAAACTCCACCTGTGTGGCTTCTGCGTCTG aTGACTTCACTATTGCTCTGTGGTTGAAGGATAATTTGACTTCTAAGCCCTGGATCGACCCAGCGGTGATGTGTATTCTGAGAGGTCACAATGGAGGGGTCACATGCCTTGTCTTCAGTCCTGATGGGAAAGATTTGCTGTCAGGAGGAAAAGATCAG GCTTTGATGATGTGGAAGTTAAACACTTCTCCTCCAGTTCTTTCCAAGTCCATTTCTAATTGTCACGGAGACTGGATTACAGGATGTGCGTGGACATCATCTGCTGTG CTCAGCTGCTCCAGTGACTGTAAGCTGCGGATGTGGGACATCCAGACAGGACGTTTGTTGAGAGAGATCCTCTCTAGTTCATCTCTGAGCACATTGTGCTGTTGG GAGGATTATGTTATGGCAGGCTCTACAGATGGACTGCTGATTGTTTGGAAATGGGAATCAGGGGTAGAAATCACCAGGATCCAGGCCCACAAGTCACGTCTCCATCACTGCACTGTTGCCTCTCAGCCAG ATctggaaaataatttaaaaccgaAAGATTTACTAGTAGCTTCAGCATCTGAAGATGGAATGGTTAAACTCTGGCATCCACTGCAG GTACAGCATCACAGCACTCTGCATGGTCACAGTGCAGAAATCCAATCTTTAGTGTGCAAAAAGACCGGACTGCCGGAGTTTCTCACTGTCTCAGTGGATCGTTCCCTCAGGTCATGGAACATCACCACAGCAATGG AAACCCCTCTCTGCCGTAAAGACAGTGTCAGAGTTGTGTACTTCCTGGGTACTGATGATGATCTCATGGTGTGTGGTTACGACACAGGCAGACTGGAGATATGGCATCAGAATTCAATAGTTTATTGGAAGAAG GTCAATGATTGCAGCTTATGTGCAGTCACTGGGATGCCGGATGATGAGCTGGCGGTCAGTTGCAGCGACTGCTCTGTCTGTATCTGGAAGCTGGAGCGGGACTCCAAGAAGTGCATTGTGGG aCTCGATAAGGTGTCTTCATACAGAGTGGAGTCTCCTGTGTGCTTTTTGTCCTACTGTGGCAGTCTGTTTGGAGTATCTATGGATGGAAAAATCACTGATGTGGTCACTACTAAAGACAAGACCGGAGaagtttttat CTGGACAAACGTACGTCCTCTCGGAGTGATGACGAATGATAGCAAGAGCTTTTGGAAGTTGGGTCAGAAAAGGGGCGTTCTGTATGTTGGCCTTATT TTGTCTGTGAATCCGAGTGGGTCGGACATAACCATTTGTGAAAATGCAGTGGGCCAGTGTCTGGATTActtagaggaagaggaggaaagaAATTTGAAAATGGAGGAGTGGCAGCAGCAGGAGGAAGAGCAGCAAAAGCAGGAGGAAGAGCAGCaaaagcaggaggaagaggaagagcagaaaaagcaggaggaagaggaagagcagcaaaagcaggaggaagaggaagagcagcaAAAGAAGGAGGAAGAGCAGCagcagaaggaggaggaggagccaaAGAAGTTGGCTGAGGAACTGCGGAGGGAGAGGCAAATAGCAATCCAGAGGGCTTCGCAGATCAGCACTTGGATCACAGCTGCAGCAGTGCAGAACG acttttttgtgtgtggtgaTTGTAAAGGGAACATGTGGTTTAACCAGCCTCCTCATCTTTCCACCTGGACTCAAAGAAGACCG gcacacacagacacagtgagTGTCCTGCGGCTTACTGAGAGCCTCATCGTCTCAGCGTCTCATGACAGTACCGTCAAACTGTGGGACAGACAAACTAAGAAACAG GTGGGCATGTTTGTGTGTGGAGGCCCTGTCAAGGTTCTGGAGGTGAACCCATGTGACCCCAAGGAATTTGTTTGTGGTGATACGCAGGGTCAGCTGTACTTCTTGTCTTGGAAAGGTTGA